The stretch of DNA AGCTTGAGAGGCTTGTTCAAGTGAAACCGTAGAAGTCTGGAAACTCGAGAAGCTTTTGAAAATAACCCCTATTGGTCTATACTTTGAAATAGTAGGATTACTTTGAGTTCCGACAGATTGCATTGACTGTATTATCAAAAGATAGGGGGTAACGAATAATGATTAGCGCGATTTTAGTTGGTATTGTCGCTTTGGAACATTTGTATATCTTATATTTGGAAATGTTTTTGTGGACAACACCTAAAGGATTAAAAGCTTTTGGAACAACAAAAGAGATTGCCGAAGCTTCAAAATCTTTAGCTGCTAACCAAGGGCTATATAATGGATTTCTAGCCGCTGGATTGATTTGGAGCTTGTTGTATCCTGATGCAGCGGTGGCTCG from Paenibacillus sophorae encodes:
- a CDS encoding DUF1304 domain-containing protein; this encodes MISAILVGIVALEHLYILYLEMFLWTTPKGLKAFGTTKEIAEASKSLAANQGLYNGFLAAGLIWSLLYPDAAVARQLQLFFLVCVLIAAIFGGMTAKKSILLVQGLPALAALLFVLMS